A genomic region of Xiphophorus couchianus chromosome 9, X_couchianus-1.0, whole genome shotgun sequence contains the following coding sequences:
- the midn gene encoding midnolin, protein MDQHPSARSCTSRGTSSCEAVPAEPSMNLYIHSTTGTRFELSLPQEETVEGLKRRLSQRLKVPKERLALLHKETRLSSGKLQDLGISDGSKLTLVPTVEAGLMSQASRPEQSVMQALESLTETQVSDFLSGRSPLTLALRVGDHMMFVQLQLAAQQSGGPQLQHRHLISRGNTEAATGQPTVQPSRVPHIHPLSPHHHPQQPHNHPSPQPVPSSSSSSGSPSFPLPNTHHQPLPPMYHQSPSSPHCSPPTPPPHSPRPSHIPGGLFRSPSHQHHHHHHHHHHYHQPSSSQPSHDIGQVSPVAPVVCPEANCSTNSPGSGSSPSARSRKPGAIIESFVNHAPGVFSGTFSGTLHPNCQDSNGRPRRDIGTILQILNDLLSATRHYQGMPPSLTQLRYQTQCGSPTSPSPSPPPSPPVAGMTGLSAKATSVPAGSPPPTLHPLVQCQSQIRMCKPPGDRIRQTENRATRCKVERLQLLMQQKRLRRKARRDQRGPYQWLPNRKAGRSNSNSSMSSEGSLDLDFDDSVWKPDVKADLKSEYVMA, encoded by the exons ATGGACCAGCATCCTAGCGCCCGGAGCTGCACCAGTCGCGGGACTTCGTCCTGCGAGGCCGTCCCGGCTGAACCCTCCATGAATCTGTACATCCACTCCACCACCGGCACACGCTTCGAGCTCTCCCTGCCCCAGGAGGAGACCGTGGAGGGACTGAAGAGAAGGCTCTCGCAAAGACTCAAAGTACCCAAAGAGAGACTCGCTCTGCTGCACAAAGAAAC GCGACTAAGTTCAGGCAAACTCCAGGATCTAGGCATCTCTGATGGGAGCAAGTTAACACTTGTACCAACAGTCGAAGCAGGATTAATG TCTCAGGCATCAAGACCAGAGCAGTCAGTAATGCAAGCCTTGGAGAGTCTAACAGAAACTCAG GTCAGTGACTTCCTGTCCGGCCGCTCCCCGCTCACCCTGGCACTGCGTGTAGGGGACCACATGATGTTCGTTCAGCTTCAGTTGGCAGCACAGCAATCTGGGGGTCCCCAGCTCCAGCACCGGCACCTTATCAGCCGGGGAAACACAGAGGCCGCCACAGGACAGCCCACAGTGCAGCCATCCCGAGTTCCCCACATTCACCCGCtctccccccaccaccacccccaGCAACCACACAATCACCCTAGCCCCCAACCTgtcccttcctcctcctcttcctcaggctCACCTTCCTTCCCATTGCCAAACACGCACCACCAGCCGCTCCCTCCTATGTACCACCAGTCGCCCTCCTCCCCTCACTGTAGCCCCCCTACTCCGCCACCCCACTCCCCTCGCCCATCTCACATCCCCGGGGGACTTTTCCGCTCTCCGTCTCAtcaacaccatcatcatcatcatcaccatcaccactACCACCAGCCCTCCTCCAGTCAACCCAGCCATGACATTGGCCAGGTCAGCCCTGTAGCCCCGGTTGTGTGCCCTGAG gctaactgcagcaccaacagcCCTGGCAGTGGCTCTAGTCCTTCAGCACGCTCACGAAAACCTGGAGCCATTATTGAGAGCTTTGTCAACCATGCTCCCGGAGTCTTCTCAGGGACCTTTTCAG gCACTTTGCACCCTAACTGCCAAGACAGCAATGGGCGTCCAAGACGTGATATCGGTACCATCCTGCAGATCCTCAACGACCTCCTGAGTGCCACTCGGCACTACCAGGGCATGCCCCCCTCCCTCACCCAGCTCCGTTACCAGACTCAGTGTGGGTCGCCCACCTCCCCATCCCCCTCACCACCTCCTTCACCCCCAGTTGCTGGGATGACGGGCCTCTCTGCCAAAGCTACCTCTGTGCCTGCTGGCAGCCCTCCTCCAACTCTTCATCCACTGGTGCAGTGCCAGAGCCAGATCCGCATGTGCAAACCCCCTG GTGACCGCATACGTCAGACTGAGAACCGAGCGACTCGCTGCAAGGTGGAACGTCTGCAGCTGCTGATGCAGCAGAAGCGTCTGCGCCGGAAGGCCAGGCGGGACCAGCGAGGGCCCTACCAGTGGCTGCCGAACCGCAAGGCCGGGCGtagcaacagcaacagcagcatgtCCAGCGAGGGCTCCCTGGATCTGGACTTTGACGACTCGGTCTGGAAGCCCGACGTCAAAGCCGACTTAAAGTCCGAGTACGTGATGGCCTGA